A region from the Sorex araneus isolate mSorAra2 chromosome 6, mSorAra2.pri, whole genome shotgun sequence genome encodes:
- the MAP3K11 gene encoding mitogen-activated protein kinase kinase kinase 11 — MEPLKNLFLKSPLGSWNGSGGGGGGGGGGWPEGSPKAAAYANPVWTALFDYEPNGQDELALRKGDRVEVLSRDAAISGDEGWWAGQVGGQVGIFPSNYVSRGGPPPCEVASFQELRLEEVIGIGGFGKVYRGSWRGELVAVKAARQDPDEDISVTAESVRQEARLFAMLAHPNIIALKAVCLEEPNLCLVMEYAAGGPLSRALAGRRVPPHVLVNWAVQIARGMHYLHCEALVPVIHRDLKSNNILLLQPIEGDDMEYKTLKITDFGLAREWHKTTQMSAAGTYAWMAPEVIKASTFSKGSDVWSFGVLLWELLTGEVPYRGIDCLAVAYGVAVNKLTLPIPSTCPEPFAQLMADCWAQDPHRRPDFASILQQLEAIEAQVLREMPRDSFHSMQEGWKREIQGLFDELRAKEKELLSREEELTRAAREQRSQAEQLRRREHLLAQWELEVFERELTLLLQQVDRERPHVRRRRGTFKRSKLRARDGGERISMPLDFKHRITVQASPGLDRRRNVFEVGAGDSPTFPRFRAIQLEPAEPGHTWGRQSPRRLEDSSNGERRACWAWGPSSPKPGEAQNGRRRSRMEEATWYLDSDDSSPLGSPSTPPTLNGNPPRPSPEPEEPRRPGTSERGGGSGTPRLIQRALLRGTALLASLGLGRDLQSPGSRGEPVATPPAPPAPASPTEPPPSPLIRFSPKRPDAPASPLSPDAPRPRTPAPLLLELGVPSGQPSAKSPRREDERRGSAVSPPPGISRSAPGTPGTPRSPPLGLISRPRPSPLRSRIDPWSFVSAGPRPSPLPSPQPAPRRAPWTLFPDSDPFWDSPPTNPFRGGPQDCRAQTKDMGAQAPWTPEAGP; from the exons ATGGAGCCCTTGAAGAACCTCTTCCTCAAGAGCCCGCTGGGGTCCTGGAACGGCagtggcggcgggggcggcgggggcggcggagGCTGGCCCGAGGGGTCTCCGAAGGCGGCGGCGTATGCCAATCCGGTGTGGACAGCCCTGTTCGACTACGAGCCCAATGGACAGGACGAGCTGGCCCTGCGGAAGGGCGACCGTGTGGAGGTGCTGTCCCGGGACGCGGCCATCTCCGGCGACGAGGGCTGGTGGGCGGGCCAGGTGGGCGGCCAAGTGGGCATCTTTCCGTCCAACTATGTGTCTCGGGGCGGCCCGCCCCCCTGCGAGGTGGCCAGCTTCCAGGAGCTGCGTCTGGAGGAGGTGATTGGCATCGGTGGCTTCGGCAAGGTCTACCGCGGCAGCTGGAGGGGCGAGCTGGTGGCCGTGAAGGCCGCGCGCCAGGACCCCGACGAGGACATCAGCGTGACAGCCGAGAGCGTGCGCCAGGAGGCCCGGCTCTTCGCCATGCTGGCGCACCCCAACATCATCGCCCTGAAGGCCGTGTGCCTGGAGGAGCCCAACCTGTGCCTGGTGATGGAATACGCGGCCGGGGGGCCTCTCAGCCGCGCCCTGGCCGGGCGCCGTGTGCCCCCCCACGTGCTGGTGAACTGGGCTGTGCAGATCGCCCGCGGGATGCATTACTTGCACTGTGAGGCCCTGGTGCCTGTCATCCACCGCGACCTCAAGTCCAACAACA TTCTGCTGCTGCAGCCCATCGAGGGAGATGACATGGAATACAAGACCTTGAAGATCACTGACTTCGGCCTGGCCCGCGAGTGGCATAAAACCACACAGATGAGCGCTGCGGGCACCTACGCCTGGATGGCCCCTGAGGTTATCAAGGCCTCCACCTTCTCCAAGGGTAGCGATGTCTGGAG CTTCGGGGTGCTGCTGTGGGAGTTGCTGACCGGAGAGGTACCCTACCGTGGCATCGACTGCCTCGCTGTGGCCTATGGCGTGGCGGTGAACAAGCTTACGCTGCCCATCCCATCCACCTGCCCCGAGCCCTTCGCACAACTCATGGCTG ACTGCTGGGCGCAGGATCCCCACCGCAGACCCGACTTCGCCTCCATCCTGCAGCAGCTGGAAGCCATAGAAGCGCAAGTCCTGCGGGAAATGCCGAGGGATTCCTTCCACTCCATGCAGGAAGGCTGGAAGAGAGAGATCCAAGGCCTCTTCGATGAGCTGCGGGCCAAGGAAAAG GAATTACTGAGCCGGGAGGAGGAGCTGACCCGCGCGGCGCGTGAGCAGCGGTCACAGGCGGAGCAGCTGCGGCGGCGCGAGCACCTGCTGGCTCAGTGGGAGCTGGAGGTGTTCGAGCGCGAACTGACGCTACTCCTGCAGCAGGTGGACCGCGAGCGGCCGCACGTGCGCCGTCGCCGCGGCACCTTCAAGCGCAGCAAACTCCGCGCGCGGGACGGCGGCGAGCGCATCAGCATGCCGCTGG ACTTCAAGCACCGCATCACCGTGCAGGCCTCGCCCGGCCTAGACCGGAGGAGAAATGTCTTCGAGGTCGGGGCAGGAGACTCGCCCACCTTTCCCCGGTTCAGAGCCATTCAGT TGGAGCCTGCAGAGCCAGGCCACACGTGGGGCCGCCAATCCCCCCGCCGCCTGGAGGACTCGAGCAATGGAGAGCGGCGAGCGTGCTGGGCCTGGGGTCCCAGTTCCCCCAAGCCTGGTGAAGCCCAGAACGGGAG gagaAGGTCCCGCATGGAGGAAGCCACGTGGTATCTGGATTCAGATGACTCGTCTCCCCTTGGATCTCCTTCCACGCCCCCAACACTCAATG GTAACCCACCGCGGCCAAGCCCCGAGCCAGAAGAACCCCGGCGACCGGGCACTAGCGAGCGCGGCGGCGGCTCCGGGACGCCCAGGCTGATCCAGCGCGCGCTGCTGCGGGGCACGGCCCTGCTGGCCTCACTGGGCCTGGGCCGAGACCTGCAGTCCCCGGGGTCCCGCGGGGAGCCCGTGGCTACGCCACCTGCGCCGCCCGCACCCGCGTCCCCCACCGAGCCGCCCCCTTCCCCGCTCATCCGCTTCTCACCCAAGAGGCCCGACGCCCCCGCCTCGCCACTGAGCCCCGACGCCCCCCGCCCGCGCACCCCCGCGCCGCTGTTGCTGGAGCTGGGCGTGCCCAGCGGCCAGCCGTCCGCCAAGAGCCCCCGGCGCGAGGACGAGAGGCGCG GAAGTGCTGTCTCCCCACCGCCAGGAATATCCCGCTCAGCTCCCGGTACCCCGGGCACCCCACGTTCTCCACCCCTGGGCCTCATCAGCCGGCCTCGGCCCTCACCCCTGCGCAGCCGCATCGACCCGTGGAGCTTCGTGTCTGCCGGCCCCCGGccttcacccctgccctctcCACAGCCCGCACCCCGCCGGGCGCCCTGGACCTTATTCCCAGACTCGGACCCTTTCTGGGACTCCCCACCTACCAACCCCTTTCGGGGGGGCCCTCAGGACTGCAGGGCGCAGACCAAAGACATGGGTGCCCAGGCCCCATGGACGCCGGAAGCAGGGCCCTGA